The sequence below is a genomic window from Uranotaenia lowii strain MFRU-FL chromosome 2, ASM2978415v1, whole genome shotgun sequence.
AGTTATTAATAAAGTGGTTCAAGTTGCTCAACAGACACAAATGCGCAAAAATGATGGAGCACCCTAGCAGCCATTCATAATTGCGGACATCCGAACAACAGAACTAAGCACTGAGGATGAGTCATTCCGTTTTCATGAACTGTTTCGTGAGAATGACGATAGTCTTTCCCTGATGTCGCGAAACATTCAAACAGATCGAATCTGACGGTTGTTGTTGCTGTGTGTTGGTTACTTCAAAGCCTACTTTTTCGATAGCAGCACACTtgttgattcattttattaCTAAGCCCCGTTTATTGACATTTTTCGGTGTTTCGGCTTTGGCCGAAAATTCAAACGTTAAACACATAAAGGGTGTATGTACCTAGTGCAAATTTTTTCTGGCGTTGAATTTGATGGTTTCCAGTTAAAGTGTTAGAgtgtaaaaaaagtaaaaaatctcaCTGTGCTAACCCTCAATCGATGcgatagaaacaaaaatataccGGGTCTGTGTAATGAAATCTTCTGTAATCTGACTGCCCTGGCTCAGTATGAACAAGGCTCTACAGGTGGGAAGTTGTTTCATTGATAGGgagaaaaatttattcgaatcgGCAACAACACAGAACAAGAAAGATAATAAAGTCGTATTGGGAAACAAGCAAGCACCCAAATGCTGGAAGTGAGCCTGATAACGGTCGCCATTGCGCTGATCCTCGGAACGTTGCTGTATCGCTACCTAACACGGAATGATTTCTACTTCGCCGACAAGCCGATTCCGTTCCTGCGGCCAACTCTGCTGGTCGGCAGTCTGGGTCCGCTGATGATGAAGAAACGGGACATAATGGAACACTTCCGGATCCTGTACAACACCTTCCCGGATGCCAAGTGAGTGGTTTAGGTGATTAATTTTAACCTGAAAGATTCAAATTTCCGATAGCAGAtttcgaattcagatttcagattcagatttcagattcagatttcagattcagatttcagattcagatttcagattcagatttcagattcagatttcagattcagatttcagattcagattcagatttcagatttcagatttcagatttcagatttcagatttcagatttcagatttcagatttcagatttcagatttcagatttcagatttcagatttcagatttcagattcagatttcagattcaaattcaaattcagattcaagattcagatttcagatttcagattcagattcagatttcagattcagattcagatttcagattcagatttcagattcagatttcagattcagatttcagattcagatttcagattcagatttcagattcagatttcagattcagatttcagattcagatttcagattcagatttcagattcagatttcagattcagattttagattcagatctcagattcagatttaagattcagatttcagattaagatttcagattcagatttcagattcagatttcagattcagatttcagattcagatttcagattcagatttcagattcagatttaagattcagatttcagattcagatttcagattcagatttcagattcagatttcagattcagatttcagattcagatttcagatttcagattcaaattcaaattcagattcaagattcagatttcagatttcagattcagattcagatttcagattcagattcagatttcagattcagatttcagattcagatttcagattcagatttcagattcagatttcagattcagatttcagattcagatttcagattcagatttcagattcagatttcagattcagatttcagattcagatttcagattcagatttcagattcagatttcagattcagatttcagattcagatttcagattcagatttcagattcagatttcagattcagatttcagattcagattttagattcagatctcagattcagatttaagattcagatttcagattaagatttcagattcagatttcagattcagatttcagattcagatttcagattcagatttcagattcagatttaagattcagatttcagatttcagattcagatttcagatttcagattcttattcgtcatttttatcattttttttttaatttatcgtttctgtcattttggtgaattttgtcattttttcttattttgtgtaatgtgttaatttttaaattcagtgaacaatgtttttttctaatttcgttAATTGTGTTAACAGATCCAGATGTAAATGAATCCGCACAGGTTCTGGGAATAGTCATTCAAAGAGTTAGAAAGCCTGAATTGAAAACTTTTGccacttattttttaactttgagtATCAGGTCCACATTCAGGAACTCGAAATTGGTGATGTAAGATCGCAGGAATCAAATGAGCCAAAATTCTTTCGATTAGgaaggattttaaaaaattagcacGGACAACGCACAGCACAGAACAGTATCTTACAAGAAGCTGTCTTcagtaatatttttaactttgagtATCAAGTCCATCTCTGAGGTTTTCTGACACATCCCTAAGTGAATGTTAACAAATACACTGAAAATACATTAGGAGtaaattatgtcaaaaaaaCACTCATTTCAATCTTTCTTTTCTCACGCAGAGTGTTCGGGCTGTTCAGCATGGCGACCCCGGCGTTCATGATACGGGATCCGGAAATGGCCAAGCGGATCGCGGTCAAGGATTTCGATCACTTCGTCGATCACACCGGGTTCGGAGCAGTGGCGCCAGAGCTGGAAAATTCGCACATGCTCGTCAACAACACCTTGGTGGCACTGCGGGGGGAAAAGTGGCGCGATATGAGAGCCACCCTGAGTCCGGCCTTCACCGGCAGCAAGATGCGGCAGATGTTCGAGCTGATCTCGGACTGTGGTCAGAGTGTTGTCCAGTACTACCGAGGTCTGGGTGGATCCCAGGTGGTGGAGATGAAGGACGTTTTCAGCAGATTTGCGAACGATGTCATCGCCACGGCAGCCTTCGGAATCAAGGTGGATTCGTTCCGGGAGCAGGACAACATATTCTTCACCCTCGGGAAACAGGTCGTGCAGCCGAATGGTTTGGTTTCGTTGCTGAAGCTGACAGGGTTCACTCTGTTCCCGAAACTGATGTTGAAGCTCAAAATAGATTTTCTGACCAAGGAGCAGGATCAATTTTTCCGCGGCATGGTGCTGGATACGATGCGCACCCGAGCAGAGCAGAACATCTTCCGGCCGGATATGATCGAGTTGCTGATACAGGCCAAGAAAGGTCAACTCAAGCACCAGGGAGAAGATCAACTGCTGACCGAGGAGGGATTTGCTACGGTCGAAGAGTCTCAGGTCGGGCGAAAGTATCACAGTCGGGTCTGGAGTGACAACGAGCTAATCGCTCAGGCCTTCATATTTTTCTTTGCCGGATTCGAAACGGTCTCGACAACCCTCTCGTTGGTCGTCTACGAACTAACCCGGAACGTGGAAGTTCAGCGGAAGTTATTCGAAGAAATCCGGGAAACCCAGCGTAAACTCGAAGGTCGACCGCTGTCGTACGATACTCTACAGGGTATGAAATACATGGACATGGTGATCAGTGAGGCCCTTCGGGTGTGGCCGATCGGAACCATAGTGGATCGTGTCTGCGTTAAAGATTACGTCTACGACGATGGCCAAGGCTGCCGGTTCACAATCGAAAAGGGAAAATCGATCATGGTCAGCACCATTGGGATGCACTTCGATCCGCAGTATTATCCGGAGCCGGAAAAGTTTGATCCGGAGCGTTTCAGCGACGAAAATCGGCACAAGATCAACATGGGAACGTATTTACCGTTTGGACTGGGACCTAGGAATTGCATCGGTACAGTATTCACAGGATAActtagaagaaacaaaattcataaaatattcTTCCCCCATTACAGGTTCTCGTTTTGCCCTGATGGAGATGAAAACCATCGTCTATCATTTGCTGAACAGTTTCAGCTTCGAAGTGCACGAAAAGACGCAAATTCCGCTTAAAATTGCCAAATCTATGACACAGTTTACCACCGAGAAGGGGGTCTGGGTAGAAATGCGACCAAGGAGTGACAACTAGTCGAGGACCTGTACCTATCTAGTTATTGTTTTGAAGTTAGGCAAATGTGAGAATAAACATTGCACACAAAAcaacttgaaaagttttattaaaaaaactaacAGGTCTggagttataaaaaaatattctagaagaACACAATGCTAAGAATCCATAAATcaagaattgagaatttgatTCTAAAAATTCCGACTTTAGAACTTCAAGTTCTAAGTAGATTCTGACTTCAACTAGAATCCCTGAATCAGAAgttctaaaaaattcaaattcaaaaatagaaattgaACACTAAGTCTTCAGAGCTCGAAATTTTAAGTACCAAGGATCAAGAAATCAAAACTTATTCCAATCCAAATTCAGAACTAAGtgaaatcgaaaattgaaaaaaataaatagcgATATTCTACAACTTCAAATAAGAATCAATTACATAAAATTCTAAACATTGAtacgataagaaaaaaatgaaatttggaaaaacacAGAAAGAAATCAACAGAAACAGAAAGGAAAAAATAGCAggaaaacttacaaaaatgtaaTAATAATACACAAATGTACACTAGCTAAAAGGCAGAAAAAACATCACAAAATcgattaaaataacaaaaatcgtaaaaaaattaccgaatccgcaaaagtgacaaaaaaaattaaaaaaaaaatacaaaaatgacacatatttatcacaaaaaaaaaaaaaaaatgacaaaaaagcaaaaaactaTAACGAGAGAAAGTACAAACattacaataacaaaaaaaacaaacgatacaaaattaacaaaaaaataaaaattttacaagtaaaaaaatttgacaaaaattacaaaaaaaatacaatatttccaaaaaacgaCAGTACAACgccaataacaaaaataatctaaaatgataaaaataaaaaatgacaaaaactataccaaaaaaaaaaaaaacaaatgacattaattacaaaatgaataaattaaaaaaagactaaaataacaaaaaaattaggatAAAAACTACCAACatgacaatatttacaaaaaattacataaataaacaaaaaaataatacaaaaaataagaaaaacgtaataattcaaaataaagctaaaatctctcaaattttttgaaaatttaaaaaaataagaaaacttaTAAAAGTTTACAATTGACAATGAAGAcaagaatatcaaaaaaaaaaaaaaatttcgaagtacttacaaaaattacaaaggagacaaaaatgacaaagaggacaaaaataacaaaaatgacaaatatgacaaccatgacaaaaatgtcaaagatgacaaaaatgacaaaaatgacaaaatggttaaaaagacaaaaatgtcactgacataaatgataaagataacaaaaataatagaaacgaaaaaaaataatttaaaaaacaattagaaaaatttattgaaaattaccgaagaaaaaaattataataatgaatAAAATGTCAATAacttaataaatgaaaaaaagacaaaacaaaaaattaagaaatgacaaatctgtcaaaaatgacataaagaaaaaaataataaaattgacaaaaaaaacaatgacaaacatgagaacaatgataaaaattataaatataacgAGAATGAcacaaatcataaaaatcatgagaataacaaatattataaaagtgacaaaaatgacaaaaaatgacaaaagtgacaaaaatgataaaaatgacaaaaatgaaacaatgtaaaaaatgacaaaaatgacgaaagtgacaaaaatgataaaaaatgatgaaaaattagaaaaattgcaaaaatgacaaaaatttctaaattgacagaaaagatagaaaatgataaaaatgacaaaaatgacaaattgacaaaaatagcaaaaattacagaaatgaagAACATGATCAAAATGGCAAcaaagacagaaatgaaaaaaaatgaaaaaaataatacaaacgacaaaaataatttaattaacagaaaggaaaatgataataatgataaaaacgacaaattttttttaaaagatgaaaatgccaaaaaaaaaaacgaaaggaacaaaaaatgacaaaaatagtaaaattgaaaaaaaagacaaatataacaaaattggaaaaaaaagaaaaaaagcgaaaaaaatgaaaaacaaatgtcaaaaataacataaatgacaaaaataacaaaaatgacaaatcggCAAAAATGGCTAATATtacagaaatgaaaaacatcataaaaatggcaacactgacaaaaatgacaaaaaaaaatcacaaatattagaaacaacaaaaatgattgaattaacaagaagaaaaattcaataaaatgacaaaaatgacaaaaatgacaaaaatgacaaaaattacaaaaatgacaaaaatgacaaaactgacaaaaatgacaaaaatgacaaaaataacaaaaatgacaaaagtgacaaaaatgacaaaaatgacaaaaatgacaaaaatgacaaaaatgacaaaaatgacaaaaatgacaaaaatgacaaaaatgacaaaaatgacaaaaatgacaaaaatgacaaaaatgacaaaaatgacaaaaatgacaaaaatgacaaaaatgacaaaaatgacaaaaatgacaaaaatgacaaaaatgacaaaaatgacaaaaatgacaaaaatgacaaaaatgacaaaaatgacaaaaatgacaaaaatgacaaaaatgacaaaaatgacaaaaatgacaaaaatgacaaaaatgacaaaaatgacaaaaatgacaaaaatgacaaaaatgacaaaaatgacaaaaatgacaaaaatgacaaaaatgacaaaaatgacaaaaatgacaaaaatgacaaaaatgacaaaaatgacaaaaatgacaaaaatgacaaaaatgacaaaaatgacaaaaatgacaaaaatgac
It includes:
- the LOC129742011 gene encoding probable cytochrome P450 9f2, producing the protein MLEVSLITVAIALILGTLLYRYLTRNDFYFADKPIPFLRPTLLVGSLGPLMMKKRDIMEHFRILYNTFPDAKVFGLFSMATPAFMIRDPEMAKRIAVKDFDHFVDHTGFGAVAPELENSHMLVNNTLVALRGEKWRDMRATLSPAFTGSKMRQMFELISDCGQSVVQYYRGLGGSQVVEMKDVFSRFANDVIATAAFGIKVDSFREQDNIFFTLGKQVVQPNGLVSLLKLTGFTLFPKLMLKLKIDFLTKEQDQFFRGMVLDTMRTRAEQNIFRPDMIELLIQAKKGQLKHQGEDQLLTEEGFATVEESQVGRKYHSRVWSDNELIAQAFIFFFAGFETVSTTLSLVVYELTRNVEVQRKLFEEIRETQRKLEGRPLSYDTLQGMKYMDMVISEALRVWPIGTIVDRVCVKDYVYDDGQGCRFTIEKGKSIMVSTIGMHFDPQYYPEPEKFDPERFSDENRHKINMGTYLPFGLGPRNCIGSRFALMEMKTIVYHLLNSFSFEVHEKTQIPLKIAKSMTQFTTEKGVWVEMRPRSDN